A genomic window from Sorex araneus isolate mSorAra2 chromosome 2, mSorAra2.pri, whole genome shotgun sequence includes:
- the FBXO40 gene encoding F-box only protein 40, which yields MGRARRSPPGQHRHCEKCFNRHCNIPVEPDVSCLVINCRLLCGATFHMCKEAEHELLCPLEQVPCLNSEYGCPLSMSRHKLAKHLQFCPASVVCCSMEWNRWPNVDSETPLHENIMKETPSEECLDTALALQDQKDLFSSLKMVELFPETRESREQERTVNGETSWEEMGGAVGGVDASLVPNASLPAINGEMVELSQEEREVLAKTKEGMDLVKFGKWENIFSKEHAASVLTNPSMICEGTSKNGSGKEQIFSNRNMVANGAASGKDSEENQKQEDFHAAIETTGLAPWQDGVLERLKTAVDAKDYNMYLVHNGRMLIHFGQMPACTPKERDFVYGNLEAQEVKTVYTFKVPVSYCGKRARVGDAMMSCRPSEHKAVDTSDLGITVKDLPKSDLIKTTLLCALERELKGHVISESRSIDGLFVDFATQTYNFEPEQFPSGTVLADLITTPHAEGLHVELHSECVTRRHNKSSSAFTFTCNKFFRRDEFPLHFKNVHTDIQSCLNGWFQHRCPLAYLGCTFIQNHFRPPGQKAKLIYSQKLQTFAIKPEVASELSEERKSNHLSGHGEKSQKSLTSLPLEVLQYIAGFLDSVSLSQLSQVSVLMRNICATLLQERGMVLLQWKKKYSQGGTSWSVCREIWQFSSLFSKIKSWEFNEVASMSEHLKTCPFNVVEHKTDPIRLICMCQPQEQTRESLVTTFRDKPRGRHNY from the exons ATG GGCAGGGCTCGTAGATCTCCACCAGGGCAGCACAGACACTGTGAGAAATGCTTCAACCGGCACTGCAACATTCCTGTGGAACCTGATGTCTCCTGCCTGGTGATAAATTGCCGCCTGCTCTGTGGTGCCACCTTCCACATGTGCAAGGAAGCAGAGCACGAACTCCTCTGCCCTTTAGAGCAGGTTCCATGCCTCAATTCTGAATATGGCTGTCCCCTTTCCATGTCCCGCCACAAGCTGGCCAAGCACCTACAGTTTTGCCCTGCCAGTGTGGTCTGCTGCTCCATGGAGTGGAATCGCTGGCCCAATGTGGACTCTGAAACACCCCTTCATGAGAACATCATGAAAGAGACCCCTAGTGAGGAATGCTTGGATACAGCCTTGGCCCTCCAGGACCAGAAGGACCTTTTCAGCAGTTTGAAGATGGTTGAACTTTTCCCAGAAACTAGAGAGTCCAGGGAGCAGGAACGAACTGTGAATGGTGAAACCAGCTGGGAGGAAATGGGAGGAGCAGTGGGTGGAGTGGATGCTTCTTTGGTACCTAATGCCTCTCTGCCAGCAATCAATGGAGAGATGGTAGAGTTGAGCCAGGAAGAACGAGAGGTATTAGCCAAAACTAAAGAAGGAATGGATCTGGTCAAATTTGGCAAGTGGGAAAATATATTCAGCAAAGAGCATGCAGCCTCTGTCTTAACAAATCCATCCATGATTTGTGAGGGCACAAGCAAGAATGGCTCTGGAAAAGAACAGATTTTCAGCAACAGGAACATGGTAGCAAATGGTGCTGCCAGTGGGAAAGACTCAGAGGAAAACCAGAAGCAAGAGGACTTTCATGCAGCAATAGAAACAACAGGGCTTGCTCCTTGGCAGGATGGTGTTTTGGAAAGGTTGAAAACAGCAGTGGATGCAAAGGACTATAACATGTATCTGGTGCACAATGGGAGAATGCTTATTCACTTCGGCCAGATGCCTGCTTGTACACCTAAGGAGAGAGATTTTGTCTATGGTAACCTTGAGGCTCAGGAAGTTAAGACTGTTTACACCTTCAAAGTTCCTGTGAGCTACTGTGGAAAGCGGGCTCGGGTGGGAGATGCCATGATGAGTTGTAGGCCAAGTGAACACAAGGCAGTAGACACTTCAGATTTAGGTATCACGGTGAAAGACCTGCCCAAATCTGATCTTATCAAGACCACCCTACTGTGTGCTTTGGAAAGAGAACTCAAGGGTCATGTCATCTCTGAGTCTAGGAGCATTGATGGGTTGTTTGTGGACTTTGCTACGCAGACATACAACTTTGAGCCAGAGCAGTTTCCCTCTGGGACAGTACTGGCTGATCTCATAACCACTCCCCACGCAGAGGGTCTCCATGTGGAACTCCACAGTGAATGTGTGACCAGAAGACACAACAAAAGCAGTTCTGCCTTCACCTTCACTTGCAACAAGTTTTTCAGGAGGGATGAATTCCCCCTACATTTCAAGAATGTCCACACAGACATTCAATCATGTCTCAATGGCTGGTTCCAGCATAGATGCCCCCTGGCCTACTTGGGATGTACATTTATTCAAAATCATTTCCGTCCCCCAGGGCAAAAAGCAAAATTGATCTACAGTCAGAAGCTCCAGACCTTTGCCATCAAGCCTGAAGTTGCTTCAGAGCTGAGTGAGGAAAGGAAGAGTAATCACCTCTCTGGGCATGGAGAAAAAAGCCAGAAATCTCTAACCAGCTTGCCTTTGGAGGTTTTGCAGTACATTGCTGGATTCTTGGACAGCGTCAGCCTTTCCCAACTCTCCCAGGTGTCTGTGCTGATGAGAAATATCTGTGCTACTTTGTTACAAGAGAGAGGAATGGTTCTTCTTCAGTGGAAAAAGAAGTATTCTCAGGGAGGCACCTCCTGGAGTGTCTGCAGAGAG ATCTGGCAATTCAGCAGCCTCTTCTCCAAAATCAAGAGCTGGGAGTTTAATGAAGTCGCATCCATGTCTGAACACCTGAAAACCTGTCCTTTCAATGTAGTCGAGCACAAGACGGACCCAATTCGTTTGATATGCATGTGTCAGCCCCAAGAGCAAACCCGAGAGAGCTTAGTAACAACCTTTAGGGATAAACCTCGAGGAAGACACAACTACTAA